TAGATAGGCGCTGTACTGGGGTTGGAAAAGGTCGCAACGCTGTGACCCCAAAAATTATTTCCCATGGATCTTTTTGAGTGCCTGGATCAGGTCGGTCTGAAGCTGATCAAAGGGCCGCGCGGCGGTTTGCGTGGCGCGGCCTATCAATACGTAGTCCCAGCCGGGCTTGCCGTGACTGGCCAGCACAATCCGCGCGACCTCGCGCAGGCGGCGTTTGGCCCGGTTGCGGGCGACAGCATTGCCGACTTTCTTGGAGCAGGTAAAGCCAACGCGGATGTCCTCCGCGTCGTGGCGATTGCGGCCCTGCACCATCATGCCCTTGCTACCCTGCCTGCGGGCGCGGGCGGCGGCGAGGAATTCACTGCGTTTGGAGAGAACCTGCATATTGACCTGTGGCAACTGAGAGACGCTATAGACAAACGGAAACCGCCGGAGGTGTTTCCCAGGGGCGGCAATGCCAACCCAAGGGGGCCTCCGGCGGTTTAAAATCCGTCAGAAAACTGAGTGCGCGTTTATGCGCTCAGTTCTTTGCGACCATGTGCACGACGTGCATTCAGGATCTTGCGGCCTGCCTTGGTGGCCATGCGCGCACGAAAACCGTGGCGACGTTTACGAACCAGGTTCGAAGGCTGAAAGGTGCGTTTCATCGCTCCGGTCTCCATTCAATTGTGTCGAAGGCATACAAAAGCCCCCGAGGTGTCTATCTCGAGCTCGGTCATTAGAAGGGATTGGGCGGCGAGTCAAACCCTGTGGTGCGGGTTTTCGGCCTGAATGCGAAGTTTTTGCCTGAATCCCTGACCGGAGGGGGCTGAGGGGACCGTTTGGTGATGTTGCTCAACAGTATGCATTGGCCCGGCATCGCCGGGACGCGCCCGGCCTTGCCGTCAAACCAAAGGTTTGCCTCAGGCAAACGGAGAAGGCGCTGTGCACCTCCCCAAGGTCAGGCGCGACCTTGGTATTGAAACTATTTTCACAAATCTTTCGGTTGGGATCACTGCGGCGTGATTGACGTGCCGCTTTACTCGCCTCGCCCCTATTTTCTGCGTAGCAAGGGGTGAACTGGAGACCAAATGCCTATGACACAGACAAGTGACGACCCAAAACGCCACATATTCCGCCATCTGCCATTGTTGGTGGTGCTTTGCGTTGCGGTGATTGGCGCCTTCACCCTGCGCGATTACCTGAGTTTCGACACGTTGCGTGACAATCGCGAATCGTTGCTGGCCTACCGGGATCAGAACTTCTGGGGATTGGTTGCCCTGTTTATCGTAACCTATATCGTCATTGTGGCATTCTCGCTGCCCGGGGCTGCGGTGGCCTCGGTCACGGGTGGGTTTCTGTTCGGACTTGTCGCGGGCACGGTGTTCAACATCACCGCGGCAACCAGTGGCGCGGCGGTTATCTTTCTGGCGGCCCGCTGGGGGCTGGGCGAGATGTTGACGGCCAAGCTGGAGACTTCGACAGGGCGGATGCAGGCCTTCAAAACCGGGTTGCGTGAAAACGAGATCTCGGTGCTGTTGCTGATCCGGCTGGTGCCTGCGGTGCCGTTTTTCGTGGCCAACCTGCTGCCGGCGCTGGTGGGGGTCAGGTTTGGCACTTTCCTGTGGACCACTGCCCTGGGCATTATTCCGGGCGCCATCGTCTTTACCTGGATCGGCGTCGGCCTGGGTGCGGTGTTTGATCGCGGTGGTGACCCGGATCTGAGCCTGCTCTGGGAACCGCATATCATCGGACCTATATTGGCGCTAAGCGCGCTGGCAGCACTGCCAATTGTGATCAACTCCCTGCGTGGCAAGAAAGAGATCTGAGCATGCAACAGCTGAAATGTGATGTATTGGTCATTGGGGCCGGGTCAGGTGGGTTGTCGGTTGCGGCCGGGGCCAGCCAGATGGGCGCTGATGTGGTGCTGCTGGAAGGTCACAAGATGGGTGGTGACTGCCTGAACTATGGCTGTGTGCCGTCAAAAGCGCTGATTGCCAGCGCCAAGGTGGCGTATACTCAGGCGCAGGCATCGGGTTTTGGTGTGGCTGATCAGGTGCCGCAGGTCGATTACGCAGCGGTGATGGCGCATGTGGCGGAGACCATTGCCAGCATTGAACCCATGGACAGCCAGGAACGATTCGAGGGCTTCGGTGTGCGGGTGATCCGTGAGTTCGGCACCTTTATCTCACCCAAGCAAGTGCAGGCCGGAGACACCACCATCACCGCGCGCCGGGTCGTCATTGCCACCGGCTCTGCGCCGCTGGTGCCGCCTATTCCAGGGCTGGCGAGCCTGCCCTATCTGACCAATGAAACCCTGTTTGCGCAGCGCCAGAAGCCCTACCACCTGCTGATTATCGGCGGTGGTCCCATTGGCATGGAAATGGCGCAGGCGCATGTGCGGTTGGGTTGCAAGGTGACGGTGATCGAAGGTCAGCGGGCGCTGGGTAAGGACGATCCGGAACTGGCGCAGGTGGTGCTGGATAGTTTGCGCGATGAGGGCGTCGATATTGTCGAAGGTGCGATGGTCAGTCGGGTCGGTGGGACGGCTGGCGCGGTTGAGGTGGTGACAAAAGACGGCAGTGTCTTCAAGGGCTCGCATCTGTTGATGGCGGTGGGTCGCAAACCGGCGACTGAGCGGCTGAACCTTGAGGTCGCAGGCGTCGAGACCGGCCAGAGCGGCATTGTGGTCGACGACCAGCTGCGCAGCAGCAACAAAAAGATATATGCCATCGGAGATGTGGCCGGCGGGATGCAATTTACCCATGTGGCCGGGTATCAGGCCGGGGTGATCATCCGATCCGCTCTGTTTGGCCTGCCGTCCAAGGCCAAGACCCGTCAGATCCCATGGGCTACCTACACGGACCCGGAACTGGCGCAGGTGGGGCTGACCGAACGACAGGCGCGCGACGTTCATGGCGTTAAGCTGGAAGTGGTGCGCTTTGATTATCATCACAACGACCGAGCCCTGGCCGAGTGCAAGACAAAGGGTTTCATCAAGGTCATGGTGGTCAAAGGCCGGCCTGTTGGGGCCTCGATTGTTGGGCATCAGGCGGGAGAGCTGATCAGTACCTGGTCTTTGGCGCTGGCTAATGATCTGAAAATGAGCCAGATTGCCGCGATGGTGTCGCCCTATCCTACGATTGGCGAAATCAACAAACGTGTGGCTGGGGCCTATTTCTCGCCTCGACTTTTTGATAGTCAGTTCGTTAAACGCGCGGTTCGAAGTGTGCAGCGCTGGATTCCCTGAGCCGGAAAGGGCGGAATGCTAAACTCGCTTTCAGGCCGATTTCTAGTCCTGACCACGGTGTTCGTGATGCTGGCCGAAGTTCTGATCTTCGTGCCGTCGATTGCGCGTTTCCGCGAGGATTACCTGCTGACAAGGCTGGAACGCGCCCAGATCGCCTCGCTGGTGCTGCTTGCAGATGACATGCTGGAGACCGAGCTGGAGGCTGAACTGCTGGAAAATGCGGGCGTGTTCAACGTGGTGCTGCGGCGCGATGCGGTGCGCCAGCTGATGTTGTCATCGCCCATTCCACAGCCGATCAGAAGCACCTATGACCTGCGCATGGCCAGCCCGCTGGTGCTGGTCTCGGATGCGATGCGACGCTTGGTGACGCCGGAGAATCAGATCATCCGGGTGATTGGCGCCCCGGTGCGTGAGGCCGGATTGCTGATCGAAGTGACCATGGAGACCGCGCCGCTGCGTATGGCGATGATCGACTACGGGGTGCGCATTCTGTTGCTGTCGGCAGTGATCTCGGTGTTTACGGCGGTATTGCTGTTTGTTGCGGTGCGCATTTTCCTGGTCAAGCCGATCAAAGGTGTGGTGGGCTATATGAAGCGCTATGCCACTGCGCCGGAAGACGCCCGTGGCATTATCCAGCCATCGGCCGGTGTGACCGAGCTGCGCGAGGCCGAAGAGGCGCTGTTGCAGCTGCAGACCGAGCTGACACATGCGTTGAAGCAAAAACAACGGCTGGCCCAACTGGGCGAGGCAGTGGCCAAAGTCAGCCATGACCTGCGCAATATCCTGACCTCGGCGCAGCTGTTCACTGACCGGATTGAAATGAGCGAGGACCCTCTGGTGCGGCGTCTGGCGCCTAAGCTGGTGAACTCGATGACACGCGCGGTGTCGCTGTGCGAAGGCACATTGGCCTTTGGTCGCGCCGAAGAGCCCGCGCCAACACTGACCATGATAAAGTTATGCGACGTGATCGAAGACCTGATCGAGGCCGAACAGATGGCCTCTGGCAGTGGTCAGGTCGAAATCGTCAGTGAGGTGCCGCCAGACCTGATGCTGCGCGCCGACCCCGAGCAGTTGTACCGCATTGTGATGAATTTGGTGCGCAATGCCGGTCAGGCGATTGCCGCCACCAAAAGCAACGGCACGGTGACGATTTCGGCGCGCGAGGACACCGAGGCCTGGTGGCTGTCGATCAGCGATACCGGGCCGGGATTGCCCAAGCGGGCGCAAGAGAACCTTTTCACGCCATTTCAAGGCGGTGCCCGCAAGGGTGGTTCGGGGCTGGGGCTGGCTATTGCCGCCGAACTGGCGCGCGGTCACGGCGGATCTGTCACCCTGCGCCAGACCGGGGCTGAGGGCACAGTTTTTGACGTTTGCCTGCCCAAGGGCGATGGCACAATTTAAATTCGTTTTTGGGGTTGCTCATTTGGGCCGGTCAGACTAAATCCGGCCATAGTGCACCCGTAGCTCAGCTGGATAGAGTACCTGACTACGAATCAGGGGGTCAGAGGTTCGAATCCTCTCGGGTGCACCATTTCACAATTATGATGACGCTTGGCCCTGCTCCTGCTGGGTGAAGTGGCTGATCTCGTTCCTGCCAGTCCCCACATTTTGATCGAGTGGCAGTCCGTGATCGGGTGATGCGGTTACCATCGGTTGACAAATTTAGTCCTCAGACCGGCCCTTAGGGCCACGATCACGGTCGTACCCGAACATGTGTGGGAACTCCGGCAGCCAGGATTCGCGACGTAGCGTCCAGCTTTCGTAGGTGGGGATCAACTGGTCGGGGGCATCCAGAGCGCCGAGGTGCACTTCGATCTCGTCGTCGCTTTGGGCGAAAACGGAGGAGCCGCAGTGGGGGCAGAAGTACCGTCCGGCGTAATCGCGCAGCTCACCCTCAATGGTCACCGCGTCCTGGGGAAATACCGCCGAGGCATAAAACAGGGCCCCGTGATGCTTGCGGCAGTCCAGGCAGTGGCAAATGCCAACCCGATAGGGACGCCCCTTAGCGACAATCCGGACATTCCCGCATAGGCACCCGCCGGTGAACTGATCCATGTTGCGTCTCCTGTTGGGGCGATCTGCTGCTGTGACTGCTTTAGGGTCGGCGGCGCAGTAAACCATGCGGGTTTAAGCTAACGGGATTTGAATAATTCGGGGCGCTCGACCTCGAGAGGTTCTATATATTCGATCAGACTGCGCACATGGTTGCGTGTCGCCTCTTTGGCGGTCACTGGATCACCTGCAATGATAGCGGCGACTATGGCGGCGTGTTCCTTGATCGAGGCCTGCATGCGACCGGGTGTTGGCATATGCAGATGTCTGGCCCGGCTGACTTGTGTCCAGGTGCTGTCAGCCAGCATCGTCAGCCGCTTGAACCCGGTAAAGGACATGATCAGGTTGTGCATGTCGGCGTCTATCTGCAAAAAGCCTTCGATGTCACCATCGGCCACCAGCGCCTCTTGCATGCGCAGATTGCGGCGCAACAGGACGATTTGCGGCTCGGTTATGGTCAGGGCGACGCGTTCTGCTGCTGCCACTTCCAGGGCTTCGCGCAAAAAAGCACCTTCGCGGATATCGACCATTGAAAATCGCGACACAAATGTCCCGGCCTGCGGGACCACATCGACCAGACCTTCGGTGGCCAGCTTTGTGACAGCTTCGGAGACCGGAGAGCGGGAGACCCCAAGTGTCGCGCAGATCTCGTTTTTGCGCAGGATTTCACCGGGTTTGTAGACCAGTGACAGAATTGCGTCCTTCAGAACAAGATGCACGCGTGTCGATAGAGAGCCGCTAAATCGGTCCAGCGGAAGCAATTGGTGCGTGTTGTCCTCTTCGTTTTGCATCATGTCACCTTTACTGAATAAATTCAAAATGTTGGCCGTAGTGTCAGTCGCATCAAGGCAATATCCTTATAGCGTTTCCGCAGATAGCATGCGCCTATGGGGGGTCTCAATCGATATTCTCGGCGATGTGGCTATTCGCCTGGACACAGGTTTCAATGCACTGATTTCGCTGTGTAATATGGCCGAGGATACTTTGGACAGCTGACTGGACCGGTGGTCAGAGGCGTGACATGGGACCAGACCCCCATGAGCCGGACAAGGCGCATGGGGCGGCATGTTATTCGTCTTCGAACACGATCTGGGTTTGTTGGCCCAGCCCGTCGATCCACAGTTCCATTTTGTCACCCGTGTTCAGGTAGACCGGATGCGGCTTCTTGCCCATGCCAACGCCCGGAGGGGTGCCGGTGGAGATTACGTCACCTGGATGCAGGGTCATCAGCTGCGACAAGTGCGAGATGATCTGCGCGACAGTGAAGATCATGGTGTTGGTTTTGCCGGTCTGCATGCGCTTACCGTTCACATCCAGCGCCATGTTCAGCGATTGGGGGTCACCAACCTCGTCCCGCGTTACCAGCCAAGGGCCGGTGGGGCCAAAGGTGTCGCAGGATTTGCCCTTGGTCCACTGGCCGGTCAACTGGGTCTGGAAGTGGCGCTCGCTGACGTCGTTGACGATGCAATAACCGGCGACATGGTCCAGTGCGTCCTCTTCTGAGACGTATTTAGCCGCAGTGCCGATTACCACACCCAGCTCGACCTCCCAGTCGGTTTGGGTTGATCCACGTGGCTTCACGACCGGGTCATTGGGGCCAACCACTGCCGAGTTTGCTTTGAAAAACAGGATTGGGTGCTTGGGGATGGCAAGGCCGGTTTCGGCGGCGTGGTCTGAGTAGTTCAGACCGATGCACAGGAACTTGCCGATGTTGCCAACGCAAGGGCCGATGCGCGGGTTGCCCTGGACAACTGGCAGGCTGGCCGGGTCGAGGGCGCGAAGGGCGTCAAGTCCGGCATCCGACAGGGTGTCGCCTGCGATGTCCGCGACATGTGCAGACAGGTCACGCAGGGTGCCATCGGCATCCATCAAGCCTGGTTTTTCGGTGCCAGTATCTCCGTAACGTACTAATTTCATGACATAATATCCTAACTAGTGGTTGTCGCGCGGCAAGGTGCCATGGGCGATATCCTGGAATTCATCTGCGCCATCCAAAATCATACCTTCCGAGAAGGGACGGACCTTCTCACGGAACAGCTCTTGCCAGGGTGTTTGGCTGGGCGGAGCATAGGCATTTGCAGGCAGGGCGGCGCGGCGGTTTTCGATTTCGGTGTCGTCGACCAGCATGTTGGCCGTGCAGGCGTTCAGGTCGATGCGAATACGGTCGCCGTTTTGCACCAGACCCAGGCCACCCCCATCGGCCGCTTCGGGGGATGCATTCAGGATAGAGGGCGAGCCGGATGTGCCGGATTGACGGCCATCACCAAGGCAGGGCAACGCATGGATGCCCTTTTTCAGCAAATAGGCTGGCGGGCGCATGTTCACCACCTCGGCACCACCAGGATAGCCGATGGGACCGGCGCCGCGCATGATCAAAACGCAATGTTCATCAATGTTCAGGGCTTCGTCATCAATGGTCGCATGAAAATGCTCGGGGCCGTCGAAGACCACGGCGCGGCCCTCAAAGGCGTTTAGGTCGTCGGACGTCGACAAGTAGCGGTCGCGGAACTCTTTCGAGATCACGCTGGTTTTCATAATCGCGCTGTCGAACAGGTTGCCGCTGAGATTGATGAACCCCGCCTCGGACCCCAGTGGCGTGGCCACGGCTTTGATCACCTCGGGGGTGATGGAGCGTTTGTCATTGCAATTGTCCCCGATGGAGCTGCCGTTGGCCGTCACCGCATTTGGGTGTGGCAGCATACCGGCATCCATCAGCTCGCCAATCACAGCAGGGACACCGCCAGCGCGAAAGAAGTCCTCGCCCAGGTATTCACCGGCAGGCTGTAGGTTGACCAGCAATGGCACCTTGTGGCCAAGGTTTTGCCAGTCGTCGTTGGACAGTTCGATGTTCAGGTGTTTGGCGATGGCGTTCAAGTGAATCGGCGCGTTTGTCGAGCCGCCAATGGCCGAGTTCACAACGATTGCATTCTCAAACGCGTCGCGGGTCATGATGTCGGTGGGTTTCAGATCCTCGTGCACCATGTCAACAATGCGCTGCCCGGTGTGATAGCTGATCTGGCCACGATGGCGATAGGCGGCCGGGATCGCGGCAGAGCCGGGCAGCTGCATGCCCAGGGCCTCGGCCAGCGAATTCATCGTGCTGGCGGTGCCCATGGTGTTGCAGAACCCAACGGATGTGGCTGACGAGGACACCAGTTCGAGGAATCCATCGTCGTCAATGTCACCAGCGGCCAGCAATTCGCGGGCCTTCCAGACGATGGTGCCCGATCCGGTGCGCTCACCGCGGAACCAGCCATTCAACATGGGGCCGACCGACAGGGCAATTGCCGGAATGTTGACGGTGGCGGCTGCCATCAACAGCGCCGGGGTGGTTTTGTCGCAACCGATGTTCAGCACAACACCGTCAATCGGGTAGCCAAACAGGGTTTCCACCAGACTGAGATAGGCCAGGTTTCGGTCCAGCATTGCGGTAGGGCGCTTGCCGGTTTCCTGGATCGGATGCACCGGGATTTCAATCGGGGTGCCGCCATTGGCAATGATGCCGTCGCGCACCCGTTTGGTCAGCTCGATATGGTGACGGTTGCAGGGGCTAAGATCCGAGCCCGTCTGGGCAATTCCAATAATCGGCTTACCAGACTGCAGCTCTTCGCGGGTCAGGCCGTAGTTCAGATAGCGTTCAAGATATAGCGCCGTCATCTCTGGGTCGTCGGGGTTGTTGAACCATTTTTGTGACCGCAGTTGGGGTTTTGTGCCTGACATGTGGCAGTCCTTTGGGTTTAATCGTTACGTTAGCTGGGCCAATGGCCGCAGATGACCTGAAACTGTCCGACGGTACTTGCGTTATCATCCGCAGGAAAATCCATTACACGGGCCGTGACAATCCATTTTTGATATGCATATTTCAAAGGGAACTAAAATGCTAGTGTTCTAAGGTGCATCGTAATGCGCGGAGATATACGTCCGGCAAGGTGAAGAGAAACCTTTTTGGCTAAACCTGCAAGCGACTGTTGACTACGGCAACAATCCAAGGGAACGGTCAGGCTCATTACGGGGCAAAAGCCGGGTCTTTAGGATGGGCCAGGGGGCGCAATTTGATCGGAGAGACTATGACACAGGCGACGATTGCGTTTCTGGGCACTGGCCTGATGGGGGCGCCGATGGCGCGCAACCTGCTGGCTGCAGGGTTTGCAGTGCAGGTTTGGAACCGCAGCATCGCCAAGGCTGTGCCGCTGGCGGGATACGGAGCGCGTGTCTGCAGTTCGCCCGAAGCAGCGGTAACTGGCGCGGATTTTGTCATCACGACACTTAGCAATGGCACCGCGACGGAATCGATCATGGGCAGCGCCGCTGTCGCGGCGGCATTGAAATCCGGGGCGACCTGGATTGAGATGAGTTCGGTCAAACCAACCGAGGCCCGGTGGCAGCGGGATCACCTGCAAGAGCTTGGGGTGGCCCATCTGGACGCGCCAATTTCGGGGGGAACCCGGGGCGCAGAGACGGGCAGTCTGGCGATCATGGTTGGCGGCGAGGTCGCGGTCTTTGAGCCTGCCGTGCCGGTCTTGCAGGCCATGGGGCGACCCGTTCTTGTTGGCCCCTCAGGTAGCGGACAACTGGCAAAGCTGGCCAACCAAGCCATCGTTGGGGTGACCATCGGTGCGGTCGCCGAGGCGATGCTGTTGTTGGAAGAAGGCGGTGCAGATCCGGCGGCGGTGCGTCTGGCGTTAAAGGGCGGGTTTGCAGATAGCACCATTTTGCAGCAACACGGCGAACGGATGACAGAGCGCAATTTTGATCCGGGCGGGGCCTCTCGTACGCAGGTCAAGGACCTGGACAACCTGCTGGAAGAGGCGGCATCGTTGAAGCTGGACCTGCCGATGTCCAAGGATGTTCGCAGACGGTTTGCCCGTTTCTGTGATGAAATGGAGGGCGGGGATCGCGATCATTCAGGTCTGTATCTGGAGCTTCGCAAACATAACAACATGAAGGACGCCGGCAAATGACCAATATTCTGATCATAGGTGGCGGTGGCATGATCGGCCAGAAACTGGCGCGTCTTCTTGCCGATCAAGGCTGGCAGGGGGAACCCGCTGAAGTCACGTTGTATGATGTCGGCTTTCCGCAGAACGGGGCAGATGCCAGCCGCCGGATTGTTGGCAACCTAACCGAAAACGGAGCTGCCGTTGGTCTGGCATCGACCCGCCCCGATATCGTGTTCCACCTGGCCGCCATTGTGTCCGGCGAGGCCGAGCAGGATTTTGATACCGGCTGGCAGGTAAACATGTTTGCCGGCTGGTCGCTGCTAGAGGCGCTGCGAGAACAACATGAAGCCAGTGGTGGCACCTACCGGCCGCGGGTTGTTTTTGCGTCTTCGATTGCGGTGTTTGGGGCACCGTTCCCGGATCAGATTGGCGATGAATTCCTGACCGCACCGCTGACGTCATACGGTGCGCAAAAGGCGATCAGCGAGATGATGCTAAGCGACTTTAGCCGCAAAGGCTTTGTCGATGGGATCTCTGTCCGGCTGCCCACGATCTGTGTGCGGCCCGGTAAGGCGAACAAGGCGGCGTCGTCCTTTTTCTCGAGCATCATCCGTGAGCCGTTGAATGGCAGAAAGGTGATCTTGCCAGTGTCAGACACGGTGCGGCACTACCATGCCTCGCCCAAATCAGCGGCGGGTTTTCTGAACCATGCGGCGGGGCTGGACACAGGGCAGTTAGACGGGCGGTTAAGCCTGAACATGCCCGGGGTATCGTGCACCGTAGCCGAGCAAATCCAGGCGTTGAGTGACATTGCGGGGGCCGGCACGGTTGCATTGATCAGCCATGATGAGGATCCTGAGGTCGCCAAAATCGTAGGCGGCTGGCCGCAGGATTTTGACGCCACCCGCGCACGGGCACTGGGCTTTCAGGCGGAAACCAGCTTTCGGGATATCATCCAAACCTACATCGACGAGGACCTTGGTCACAGCTAACTTCCAGGATAAGCGAGATACCCCAATTGTGCAGGGACCGGGGTGATACTGGCGCTGAAGAGGAAACGTCTGTGTCGGCCAGTCTGGCTGAGGTATATGTGTAAAATATTGAATTTTATCAGTTAAACACTCTGTCCAAAATTTCCTCGGCGGGCGAATTTCTGTCGGCAGGCCTTTAACCCCTCTTTTTTTGAGGGTTCGGACATTTTTGCCAGCTTAGGGGGTTGCGCCTGTTGGCAGGGGACACTAAACCCCGCCAACAGTGCACCCGTAGCTCAGCTGGATAGAGTACCTGACTACGAATCAGGGGGTCAGAGGTTCGAATCCTCTCGGGTGCACCATTTCACATCTTTTGACCTGACAGGCAGACCGGTTTGGTGCATCTGAATACGGTTTTGCACGCTCCCTGATCCTGGTCAGTGGACGCATTGCGAGGTGTTGATGTGGCTTGCACTATGAAATGGACGAAGAACAGGTTGGGTGGCGGTCTTGACCGGTGTCAACCGCCCAGCTGACTGCGCATTGCCTGATAGACAACGGCCGTGGCCACATTTGCCAGGTTGAGCGAGCGGACACGTGTATCAAGCATCGGCAAATGAAAGACGCGATCCTCCATGCCGCCTAAGACCTCGGATGACAGGCCCTTGGATTCGCAGCCGAATACCAAATACCCATCGGGGTTATAGTCGGGTGCATAGAGGCTTTGGGCGCCGTGTTCTTCAAAGAAATACAGGCTTTCGCGTCGGGGCTTTTGCTCGTCCAAAAAGCTTTGCCAGCTGTCATATTCGGTGAGGTTAACATGCTTCCAGTAGTCCGTTCCGGCCCGGCGCACTGCTTTTTCATCGAGGGAGAAGCCGTAGGGCTTGATCAGGATCAGCTCTAGGTTCAGCGCCACGCAGGTCCGCCCGATTGCACCGGTGTTGTAGGGAATTTCAGGCGTCACCAATACGATTTTCAGGCGCGGATCGGACATAGGGTATCTGGGCTTTCGAAAGTCACGGGCCCAGGATTGGCCCGCTGTTGGCAGCCTGTTACCGCAACTCAGGCGACCTTAACACCGCTAACTTTGCCAGCCCATTGGCGGTTAGCGAGGGCGCCGGGGTGTTTCCGCCCCTGCGCCGACGTTTTGCTAGATCAGAGGCGACACGGTCATGGTGTCTGGGGCATCTGTGCCAATCAGGCTTAGGATTGTCGGTGCAATTGCTCGTTGGTCCAGAACAGAGCTGGCCTCGGCAGTGATCGTTTCGGAGAAGGCAAAGAAGGGGACTTCACGCAGGCAGGGTTGGTTTCCTGCGTGGTGGCCGTCTGCATTCATCCCGTGATCAGCCGTTACCAGCACATCATATCCGGCCTCACGCAGGCGCGGGATCAGACGGGACAGGGCATTGTCGCTTTTCCACGCCTGAATCCGGTACTCGGATGAATCTGCGGTGAACCAATGGCCCAGCGTATCGCAGGCGGACATGTGCAGCAGCAGATAATCCGGCGCGTGATCATCGGCTATCCGCCAGGTCTGCGCACAGAGATCAACATCCGATGGCATGCAGGAATTCTCGGGCGAGTAGCCCTCCATCGAGTAGTACCGCGCAAAAGGCACCGGTTGGTCTGGATCGTTGATTTCCGTGTGCTCAAACGGATCAAATGCCGAGCCACCATAGAGCGTATGGTAGTAGCTATGCGCGACGATGCCGGTGTTGCGGCCGGCGACTTTGAGCTGTGAGAACACGTTGGGGCGTTGCGATGGCCGGATGGCTTCATTGCTCAAAATGCCATGATCCACCGGCGCCAGTCCGGTATGGATGGTTTCATATAGCGGCGCCGAGATGGTTGGCAGGCAGGCCTGCATTTTCCACAACCTGGCAAGGCCCGCCTCAACCGAGGCAGCCAGGTAGCCACATTCTGCTACGGCCGTGTCGTAGCGCAATCCATCTACGATAATCAGGCAGGTTTTTGTCATCGTCAGAGGCTCTTGATTTTGTCAGTAGTGAGGGGGCAGGCGAGATAGACGCCAAATTCCGTGCCGATGTCTGCACTGACACGGGCGTGAACGCGACCCTGGCGATCCTGAAAGCGCTGGGTGTCGGTCACCGGGAAAACGCCTTCGTGCCAGACGCTGGGGTGAATATATAGACCCCGGCTGCCATCGCACCAAAAGGCCACCACCTTATCCGGGGACAGGTTGTCCCCGGGCAGTGCCAGCGGCACGATAAAGGGCTTGTTCTCAAGCGGATAGAAAAACTGGCCACCGTCCGGGTGGTAGTTCATATGCCACAGAAGCACGTGGTTGCGGGGCGTTTGGCTGGCTTCGGTTTTGGCCATCTGTGGGTCGGTGGACCAGCCAAGTACGTATTCGCCGTTGACGGCCTCGTTCTCGCCGTACAGGACATCGCCTTTCCAGTCGCAGCGAAAGATGCCTTCGACCCAGCCGCCTTCGTCGCCGGTGCCTTGATCAATGGGGCGCCAGCCCTGTGCGGGCCACTGTTTGATCTCGATATCAAATGTATCGGGGTCATCCACAAAACAGCCATAGCCCTCGATGCTTTGTTCCGTCGCGCGGATCAATGGCACCTCGTGCAGTGGCAGCGAGGGCTTGCTGCTGGCCTCAAAAATATACTGCGGTTCGC
This portion of the Parasedimentitalea marina genome encodes:
- a CDS encoding IlvD/Edd family dehydratase, coding for MSGTKPQLRSQKWFNNPDDPEMTALYLERYLNYGLTREELQSGKPIIGIAQTGSDLSPCNRHHIELTKRVRDGIIANGGTPIEIPVHPIQETGKRPTAMLDRNLAYLSLVETLFGYPIDGVVLNIGCDKTTPALLMAAATVNIPAIALSVGPMLNGWFRGERTGSGTIVWKARELLAAGDIDDDGFLELVSSSATSVGFCNTMGTASTMNSLAEALGMQLPGSAAIPAAYRHRGQISYHTGQRIVDMVHEDLKPTDIMTRDAFENAIVVNSAIGGSTNAPIHLNAIAKHLNIELSNDDWQNLGHKVPLLVNLQPAGEYLGEDFFRAGGVPAVIGELMDAGMLPHPNAVTANGSSIGDNCNDKRSITPEVIKAVATPLGSEAGFINLSGNLFDSAIMKTSVISKEFRDRYLSTSDDLNAFEGRAVVFDGPEHFHATIDDEALNIDEHCVLIMRGAGPIGYPGGAEVVNMRPPAYLLKKGIHALPCLGDGRQSGTSGSPSILNASPEAADGGGLGLVQNGDRIRIDLNACTANMLVDDTEIENRRAALPANAYAPPSQTPWQELFREKVRPFSEGMILDGADEFQDIAHGTLPRDNH
- a CDS encoding NAD(P)-dependent oxidoreductase; amino-acid sequence: MTTATIQGNGQAHYGAKAGSLGWARGRNLIGETMTQATIAFLGTGLMGAPMARNLLAAGFAVQVWNRSIAKAVPLAGYGARVCSSPEAAVTGADFVITTLSNGTATESIMGSAAVAAALKSGATWIEMSSVKPTEARWQRDHLQELGVAHLDAPISGGTRGAETGSLAIMVGGEVAVFEPAVPVLQAMGRPVLVGPSGSGQLAKLANQAIVGVTIGAVAEAMLLLEEGGADPAAVRLALKGGFADSTILQQHGERMTERNFDPGGASRTQVKDLDNLLEEAASLKLDLPMSKDVRRRFARFCDEMEGGDRDHSGLYLELRKHNNMKDAGK
- the denD gene encoding D-erythronate dehydrogenase: MTNILIIGGGGMIGQKLARLLADQGWQGEPAEVTLYDVGFPQNGADASRRIVGNLTENGAAVGLASTRPDIVFHLAAIVSGEAEQDFDTGWQVNMFAGWSLLEALREQHEASGGTYRPRVVFASSIAVFGAPFPDQIGDEFLTAPLTSYGAQKAISEMMLSDFSRKGFVDGISVRLPTICVRPGKANKAASSFFSSIIREPLNGRKVILPVSDTVRHYHASPKSAAGFLNHAAGLDTGQLDGRLSLNMPGVSCTVAEQIQALSDIAGAGTVALISHDEDPEVAKIVGGWPQDFDATRARALGFQAETSFRDIIQTYIDEDLGHS
- a CDS encoding tRNA (cytidine(34)-2'-O)-methyltransferase, with the translated sequence MSDPRLKIVLVTPEIPYNTGAIGRTCVALNLELILIKPYGFSLDEKAVRRAGTDYWKHVNLTEYDSWQSFLDEQKPRRESLYFFEEHGAQSLYAPDYNPDGYLVFGCESKGLSSEVLGGMEDRVFHLPMLDTRVRSLNLANVATAVVYQAMRSQLGG
- a CDS encoding alkaline phosphatase family protein is translated as MTKTCLIIVDGLRYDTAVAECGYLAASVEAGLARLWKMQACLPTISAPLYETIHTGLAPVDHGILSNEAIRPSQRPNVFSQLKVAGRNTGIVAHSYYHTLYGGSAFDPFEHTEINDPDQPVPFARYYSMEGYSPENSCMPSDVDLCAQTWRIADDHAPDYLLLHMSACDTLGHWFTADSSEYRIQAWKSDNALSRLIPRLREAGYDVLVTADHGMNADGHHAGNQPCLREVPFFAFSETITAEASSVLDQRAIAPTILSLIGTDAPDTMTVSPLI
- a CDS encoding ureidoglycolate lyase, translating into MSEPQYIFEASSKPSLPLHEVPLIRATEQSIEGYGCFVDDPDTFDIEIKQWPAQGWRPIDQGTGDEGGWVEGIFRCDWKGDVLYGENEAVNGEYVLGWSTDPQMAKTEASQTPRNHVLLWHMNYHPDGGQFFYPLENKPFIVPLALPGDNLSPDKVVAFWCDGSRGLYIHPSVWHEGVFPVTDTQRFQDRQGRVHARVSADIGTEFGVYLACPLTTDKIKSL